In Beggiatoa leptomitoformis, the genomic window CATATCCTTATCGCGCTAGTGTGTGGGAAGATTTTGCTATTGCACGACAAGCTTATGCTCAAATTGCCCAAGCAATTGCTCGTTTTGAACCTGTTACTATGTTGACTCCTCCAGAATTATTGGCTGAGGCGCGTCAAGTGTGTGGTGCAAATGTTGATGTTGAACCCATGCTATTAGACGATTCATGGACACGTGACATGGCACCCACATTTGTTATTCATCCTGATGGTAGCGTGGCAGGGGTTGATTGGGAGTTTAACGCATGGGGTGGAAAACATCTGCCGTGTGATAGGGATGCTTTGGTTGCAGAGACATTATTAGCCCAATCAAATATTCGTCGTTTTGCAGCCCCGTTTATTTTAGAAGGCGGTTCTATTCATGTGGATGGTGAAGGGACGGTTTTAACAACGGAAGAATGTTTATTAAATCCTAATCGTAATCCTCAATTAAGCAAGGCAGAAATTGAGTCGTTATTGTGTGATTATTTGGGTGTAACCAAAGTTATTTGGTTAGAAAAAGGCTTGAAAGATGATGAAACAGATGGGCATATTGATGAAATCGCCTGCTTTGTGCGTCCCGGTGTTGTTTTAGCGATTACGACTAATGACCCCAATGATGAAAATTATGCCATTTTACAGGCGAATTTGCGTAAATTACGCAGTGAAACAGATGCGCAGGGTCGTCCCTTAGAAGTTATAGAGATTGAACAACCGAGTCCTCAATATTACAAGGGAATTCGCTTAACCTTGTCATACATCAATTTTTATATTGCTAATGGCGGTATTGTGATGGCGGCATTTAATGACGCAAAATATGACGCGCTCGCCTTTGATGTTATTAGTAAAGCCTTTCCGATGCATCAAGTTGTACAAGTACCCGCCTTAGAAATTTTTAAAGGTGGCGGTGGAATTCACTGCATTACACAACAACAACCAAAACCCTAGTTTATTATCGTGGAAAACCACACGGATACTACCGCCTTAAACGGTGTTATCCGTGGTTACTCTTTGCCTAATGCAAAAAATGGAGTGGCAGGAACACTAAAATGGACGGAAATTTGTCACTGCGAAAAGGGGAAAAATTGCATCGGGCTGGACATGCGATGGATGTTATATCCCATTAAACTTAGTTGTCGATTCACTAGCGAAAATTGTTCACTCATATTATTCATATTCGTGTTAATCGTTTGCATACTGTGATTCATTTCACCAATGTTTACCGTCATATTTGCAATATTGGTATTCATCTGGTCAATATTCGCGCTCATCCCCTGCATTGCCAAATTCATATTACCCATAGACGCACTCATTGCAGGCATTAAGGCGATGCTTTTATCCATTTCCTGCATTGTTATTTGCATCGTATTAATACTTTTAACCATCTCATTCATACTCGTCGCCATGACAATCATGCGCTGGGTAATATCATTCATATTAGTTGTTAAGGTATAAAGCAACGCAATCAATGCAAGTGATAACAAGCTCATTCCTATCATACTAAAACGGATAATTTGCGTTGTCCGTCTGCCAATGCGAATACTCAACTGCTCACGCATCTGCATTGCATCATTAAACTCTTTCATCGCCGCCCGAAATTCATGCGATGTTTTTTCCATATATTCGGCCAACTGCATTGTTTCGTTATTATCTACCATTATTCTCACCTAATTTAACAAATAGTTATGTTAAGACCTAAATACAGCATTACTGTTCTGTTTGAACAGACAGCATACTATATTAGTATATTAACGAATAATGAAATATATAAGTAGCTACTCAGAATTAAGATACTTAGAAAATAACGCTTTTAAAACAAATTATTATTGCTGGCGTAATTCTAAAAAACTGCCTGCATGTTCTAACTTTAATTTATTAAGAAAATTAGTTCCTAATAAAACATCCACAGGATATTTTCCTTCAATGACACTGGCTTGTAGATTTTCTACTACAATACCACCTAATTGTACCCTTTTTAACTCAATGGGATAAGAGCGAACTACTCCCGACGCGGTGGTTGCAGAAGAGGGTTCTACGGCTGGATCAAGATACTTCAATCCTAAACGTTGTGCTAATACAGAATTGATTGCTATCGTATTTGCCCCCGTATCAATTAAAAAATTGACCGTGATACCGTTGATTTGCCCAATGGTTTTATACATCCCCTGTGAATCTGGTGGAATACGGACAATTTGCTCAGTCGCTGCGACAGATTCAACAACCGCAAACATATATCCACCCACGCCATACGCGGCTTGTTGTCCGTTCACTTCCAATATTGCTTGTTCACTATCGGCACTGATTAACGTCACCCCTTCAGGACTGGTTTGTCCTACCTTTAATGAACGCTGTTGTCCTGCAATAAACAAAATAGCCTTATTCGGCATTAAACCAATAACACTAATTGCCAGTGGTGGTGCAGAAGATGTAGCCAATGTATCCGCTGATTCAGCAACACACGGTTGAATACTATGACTGAATACAAACAGGCAAAAAATATAATAACTATATTTCATTGTGTTACTCACATAAAATTGAAGCTTTCTAAAAGCGTTCTAGTTCAGGGAAAGGCAACTCCCCATGATGCACATGCAACTTACCAAACTCCGCACAACGATGTAATGTAGGAATTGCTTTATCAGGGTTTAACAATCCAT contains:
- a CDS encoding retropepsin-like aspartic protease family protein, with the translated sequence MKYSYYIFCLFVFSHSIQPCVAESADTLATSSAPPLAISVIGLMPNKAILFIAGQQRSLKVGQTSPEGVTLISADSEQAILEVNGQQAAYGVGGYMFAVVESVAATEQIVRIPPDSQGMYKTIGQINGITVNFLIDTGANTIAINSVLAQRLGLKYLDPAVEPSSATTASGVVRSYPIELKRVQLGGIVVENLQASVIEGKYPVDVLLGTNFLNKLKLEHAGSFLELRQQ
- a CDS encoding agmatine deiminase family protein — protein: MTTPKKEGFFMPAEWHPHSRCWMAYPYRASVWEDFAIARQAYAQIAQAIARFEPVTMLTPPELLAEARQVCGANVDVEPMLLDDSWTRDMAPTFVIHPDGSVAGVDWEFNAWGGKHLPCDRDALVAETLLAQSNIRRFAAPFILEGGSIHVDGEGTVLTTEECLLNPNRNPQLSKAEIESLLCDYLGVTKVIWLEKGLKDDETDGHIDEIACFVRPGVVLAITTNDPNDENYAILQANLRKLRSETDAQGRPLEVIEIEQPSPQYYKGIRLTLSYINFYIANGGIVMAAFNDAKYDALAFDVISKAFPMHQVVQVPALEIFKGGGGIHCITQQQPKP